In one Thermanaerovibrio velox DSM 12556 genomic region, the following are encoded:
- the glgP gene encoding alpha-glucan family phosphorylase, whose product MTIMTYGDNIGSSMLKTLEHDPVFRSVAYFSMEIAIRPEIPTYSGGLGVLAGDIIKSAADLGVPMAAVTLLYRKGYFIQHIDETGHQKESPVEWKPEEYLTLLPNEVSVTLEGRPVKVRTWVYDYVGQSGYPLPIYFLDTDFESNTPADRNLTWYLYGGDQRYRLCQELILGVGGLRMLRDLGYRNIKTFHLNEGHAGFITLELLREQGYEDYDKIREKVIFTTHTPVPAGHDHFSYELIDKVMDPVFVHHIKRMMGPEGVSMTELGLKYSRYTNAVSVKHAEVSRNMFNVANIDAVTNGVHSATWTCPGFAKLYDRYIPGWRNDPSRLIQALQLPDEEVWKAHQAAKMKLLARVLEDTGRELDADVLTIGFARRAAAYKRADLIFSDVKRLIDVSSGQVQFIFAGKAHPHDEPGKALIKKIHDMAKEIGTAVPIVFLENYDMSLASLLTSGVDLWLNNPRRPREASGTSGMKCTHNGVMNFSVLDGWWIEGWVEDVTGWSIGPEPEEAELVEYDEMQDAMDLYNKLEDKVIPTYYQHRDRWIWMMKHAIALNASYFNTHRVVKEYCEKAYGVVFRGL is encoded by the coding sequence ATGACGATAATGACCTACGGTGACAACATAGGCAGCTCCATGCTTAAGACCCTTGAACACGACCCGGTTTTCAGGTCCGTGGCATATTTTTCCATGGAGATCGCTATAAGGCCCGAGATACCAACCTACTCCGGCGGCCTTGGGGTCCTGGCGGGGGACATCATAAAGAGCGCCGCAGACCTGGGGGTCCCCATGGCGGCGGTCACGCTCCTCTACAGGAAGGGTTATTTCATCCAACACATAGATGAAACGGGGCATCAAAAGGAGAGCCCCGTGGAGTGGAAACCCGAGGAATACCTAACCCTCCTACCCAACGAGGTATCCGTGACCCTGGAGGGAAGGCCCGTAAAGGTCCGCACCTGGGTATACGATTACGTGGGGCAGTCTGGGTACCCCCTTCCCATATACTTCCTGGACACGGACTTCGAAAGCAACACCCCGGCGGACAGGAACCTCACTTGGTACCTCTACGGCGGTGATCAGCGGTACCGGCTCTGCCAAGAGCTCATCCTAGGCGTGGGAGGTCTAAGAATGCTCCGGGACCTGGGATACCGGAACATAAAGACGTTCCACCTAAACGAAGGGCACGCGGGCTTCATAACCCTGGAGCTGTTGCGGGAACAGGGCTATGAGGACTACGACAAGATCAGGGAAAAGGTCATCTTCACCACCCACACACCGGTGCCCGCAGGACACGACCACTTCTCTTACGAGCTCATAGACAAGGTGATGGACCCGGTTTTCGTCCACCACATAAAGCGTATGATGGGCCCCGAGGGGGTTTCCATGACCGAGCTGGGCCTTAAGTACAGCCGGTACACAAACGCGGTATCGGTGAAACACGCGGAGGTCAGCCGCAACATGTTCAACGTGGCCAACATAGATGCGGTGACCAACGGCGTCCACTCCGCCACCTGGACCTGTCCCGGCTTCGCCAAGCTCTACGACCGCTACATCCCCGGGTGGCGCAACGACCCGAGCCGGCTCATTCAGGCCCTTCAGCTGCCGGACGAGGAGGTCTGGAAGGCACACCAGGCGGCCAAGATGAAGCTGCTCGCCCGGGTCCTGGAGGATACCGGCCGGGAACTAGATGCGGACGTGCTGACCATAGGGTTCGCAAGACGGGCGGCGGCCTACAAGAGGGCGGACCTCATCTTCTCCGACGTAAAGCGGCTCATAGACGTCTCATCCGGACAGGTACAGTTCATCTTCGCCGGCAAGGCCCATCCCCACGACGAACCCGGAAAGGCGTTGATCAAGAAGATCCACGACATGGCAAAGGAGATCGGTACCGCCGTACCCATAGTCTTCCTCGAGAACTACGACATGTCCCTGGCAAGCCTCTTGACCTCCGGCGTGGACCTTTGGCTCAACAACCCAAGACGCCCGAGAGAGGCCTCGGGCACGAGCGGCATGAAGTGCACCCACAACGGGGTGATGAACTTCTCGGTCCTCGACGGATGGTGGATAGAAGGTTGGGTTGAGGACGTGACCGGCTGGTCCATAGGGCCGGAACCCGAAGAGGCAGAGCTGGTGGAGTACGACGAGATGCAGGACGCCATGGACCTGTACAACAAGCTGGAGGACAAGGTGATCCCCACCTACTATCAGCACAGGGACCGCTGGATATGGATGATGAAGCATGCAATAGCCCTGAACGCCAGCTACTTCAACACCCACCGGGTGGTGAAGGAGTACTGTGAAAAGGCCTACGGCGTGGTTTTCAGGGGGCTGTAA
- a CDS encoding response regulator — protein sequence MDSSTLKSLLHGVKNASSQRELITVFFKGLSEISQSPSCAVWFSNGEDEAYFWDDGILRSLKDFPKEVADKLWLYLKSIESPSDVPAMRDRDDPLCFPGWLCVDRGALAPFNTWRVSGWVGAFGRSFPYNSDDLLSLWILGELFALSLDALKGRVRLGEMEQWGHYLRTPLWTLSLALEDLKNQYSPQSASLAFGAARVLSSQIDTLLCEIELESQRFGAYMPLSEALEALRTLGQGWQRMENRGFEMFIEGMDPSSQIKYGALQMLMGIVNMYYVDMSAQSVSVGVVGDSSKVKVMIEASSLSQGSTFGLRGVVELLAERYSDGISFFSSVQGEGVDVDISIRRLASSIPRSLGRAPKVLVVDDSMVNRKSLSVMLEKMGATVISASDGVEAVDLAMSQMPDIVFMDLLMPRMGGVEATAKLREMGFDKPILALTAGGESDLAGALEAGMDETLFKPVSAKLLRDVVAQWTGWNCDDAEGDPVVALAKDDFLKELPGLAEGLCDAIARNDMERVEKLAHRLKGDSAVAGYRSFSSLMAELEEDMRAGKPLDKYRDYLSSGDLVNRLNTL from the coding sequence GTGGACAGCTCTACTCTCAAATCGCTTCTCCACGGGGTTAAGAATGCTTCTTCTCAGCGGGAGCTTATCACCGTGTTTTTCAAGGGGCTTTCTGAGATATCGCAAAGCCCCAGCTGTGCCGTGTGGTTCTCCAACGGGGAGGATGAGGCCTACTTTTGGGATGACGGTATCCTGAGGTCCCTTAAGGACTTCCCGAAGGAGGTGGCGGACAAGCTCTGGCTGTACCTCAAGTCTATAGAGTCCCCAAGTGACGTTCCAGCCATGAGGGATAGGGATGATCCCCTTTGCTTTCCCGGTTGGCTGTGCGTTGACAGGGGCGCTTTGGCGCCGTTTAACACCTGGCGCGTATCCGGATGGGTTGGTGCTTTTGGCAGGTCCTTCCCTTACAACTCCGATGACCTTTTGTCCCTGTGGATCCTGGGGGAGCTGTTTGCCCTCTCGTTGGACGCCCTTAAGGGCAGGGTTAGGCTTGGTGAGATGGAGCAGTGGGGCCACTATCTCAGAACTCCGCTCTGGACCTTGTCCCTTGCCTTGGAGGACCTTAAGAACCAGTACTCCCCACAAAGCGCCTCTTTGGCCTTTGGGGCCGCAAGGGTTCTGAGCTCTCAGATAGATACGCTCCTTTGCGAGATAGAACTTGAGTCCCAGCGGTTTGGGGCATACATGCCTCTTAGCGAGGCTCTGGAGGCTCTTAGGACGTTGGGACAGGGCTGGCAGAGGATGGAGAACCGGGGTTTTGAGATGTTCATAGAGGGCATGGATCCCTCTTCCCAGATAAAATACGGGGCGTTACAGATGCTCATGGGGATAGTAAATATGTATTACGTTGACATGTCCGCCCAGTCCGTGAGCGTAGGTGTAGTGGGGGATTCGTCCAAGGTCAAGGTCATGATAGAGGCCTCTTCCCTATCCCAGGGGTCCACCTTCGGGCTTAGGGGGGTGGTGGAGCTCCTGGCGGAGCGTTACAGCGATGGCATCAGCTTCTTCTCCTCCGTGCAGGGGGAGGGGGTGGACGTGGACATATCGATTAGGAGGCTTGCGTCATCGATACCCAGGTCCCTTGGCAGGGCTCCAAAGGTCCTGGTGGTGGATGATTCAATGGTTAACCGAAAGTCCTTGTCGGTCATGCTGGAGAAGATGGGTGCCACGGTTATCTCCGCCTCGGATGGGGTGGAGGCGGTGGATTTGGCCATGTCTCAGATGCCGGACATAGTTTTTATGGACCTTTTGATGCCCCGGATGGGAGGGGTTGAGGCAACCGCGAAGCTCCGGGAGATGGGGTTTGACAAGCCCATACTGGCCCTTACCGCCGGTGGGGAGTCCGATCTTGCTGGGGCGTTGGAGGCGGGGATGGACGAGACCTTGTTCAAGCCCGTATCGGCCAAGCTTCTGAGGGATGTGGTGGCCCAGTGGACCGGATGGAACTGCGATGATGCGGAAGGGGACCCGGTGGTGGCGTTGGCCAAGGATGACTTTCTTAAGGAGCTGCCCGGTTTGGCGGAGGGTTTATGTGATGCCATAGCGAGGAATGACATGGAGAGGGTGGAGAAGCTGGCCCATCGCCTCAAGGGGGATTCTGCGGTGGCGGGGTACCGGTCGTTCTCGTCCCTTATGGCGGAGCTGGAGGAGGACATGCGAGCAGGCAAACCCCTTGATAAGTACAGGGATTACCTTTCCTCCGGGGACCTGGTTAACAGGCTTAATACCTTGTAG
- a CDS encoding DUF3536 domain-containing protein produces MRGICVHAHFYQPPREDPWLDEVLLDPSAAPSPDWNSRVTDECYRPNRAARLVDSSGRIVHIINNYLYMSFNVGPTLHRWIMRHDPILDYHIAQADRASEVNLGCGNAIAQCYNHMIMPLASRRDKRTQIIWGIEDFKARFGRPPAGMWLPETAVDMETLEELASFGIGFTILAPHQCAAVRPPKGPWIETPGGAGLDVTRPYRQHLPSGGHVDIIFYHGATSQAIAFGGLLDNGDRFAQHLMGLLPEDGEPRLLTIATDGETYGHHHRFGEMALARAFQLISQRKDLFLTNPGAFLKEHPPAWECRVAENTSWSCAHGVERWRSDCGCHTGGQVGWHQRWRAPLRAALDHIRDRIDQVYDQMVSQFTDPWELRNLFIKALLDRRDSNPSPLKKRQDFLKEHLPGIKDQEGIKILTLLEAQRMRLFMYTSCGWFFNDIGGIETRQILAYAQRALELTEEASGVDVSGNFREILKTAEGNTKDLPNGLEVLTRTVIPKRRTLEDMAASSIMLKTSGTFYSFFCSAKLKEATSAGVSLRIGTLSVTDQRTGKAWSGSGAVLSSGGLDDRCWLSNDKVDGEGLIRDFIKLDIISFGDRLRQALPIGPRGPEVLPEDERANMGMQRAQAAEDRYKDVSQSILEDNRRLISQLGDLGLNPPLLMTAAAEIVMRSKIRDLLSKLDTMEISRPGSPLEELLREARDMGIKPNMDQVAPAVTEALHNRIRSLRTGGEDEEAGIADVMEVIRRLKNLEVPLNLWRLQNEVWRKLESAGHQLGSSWLEIARELGFALPG; encoded by the coding sequence TTGAGAGGAATCTGCGTCCACGCCCATTTCTATCAACCCCCACGGGAGGACCCTTGGCTCGATGAGGTCCTTCTGGACCCTTCCGCCGCTCCGTCCCCTGACTGGAACTCCAGGGTCACCGACGAATGCTACAGGCCCAACAGGGCAGCTCGCCTGGTGGACTCATCGGGCAGGATAGTGCACATAATAAACAACTACCTGTACATGAGCTTTAACGTGGGCCCCACTCTTCACCGCTGGATAATGCGCCACGACCCCATATTGGACTACCACATTGCCCAGGCGGACAGGGCATCGGAGGTTAACCTAGGGTGCGGGAACGCAATCGCCCAATGTTACAACCACATGATAATGCCCCTGGCCAGCCGCAGGGACAAGAGAACCCAGATCATATGGGGGATAGAGGACTTCAAGGCCCGTTTCGGAAGGCCCCCTGCGGGCATGTGGCTACCGGAGACCGCGGTGGACATGGAAACCCTGGAGGAGCTGGCCTCATTCGGCATAGGCTTCACCATCTTGGCCCCCCATCAATGCGCCGCGGTGCGCCCCCCCAAGGGGCCCTGGATCGAGACCCCCGGAGGAGCAGGGCTGGACGTCACAAGACCCTACAGGCAGCACCTCCCGTCCGGCGGGCACGTGGACATAATCTTCTACCACGGGGCAACCTCCCAGGCCATAGCGTTCGGGGGGCTTCTTGACAACGGGGATCGGTTCGCCCAGCACTTGATGGGGCTGCTGCCGGAGGATGGGGAACCCAGGCTTCTCACCATAGCCACCGATGGGGAGACCTACGGGCACCACCACCGCTTCGGCGAGATGGCGTTGGCCAGGGCTTTTCAGCTGATATCACAACGTAAGGATCTGTTCCTCACAAACCCAGGGGCGTTCCTAAAGGAGCATCCCCCGGCGTGGGAGTGCCGGGTGGCGGAGAACACGTCCTGGTCCTGCGCCCACGGGGTAGAGCGCTGGAGAAGCGACTGCGGATGCCACACCGGCGGACAGGTGGGCTGGCATCAACGGTGGAGAGCCCCCTTAAGAGCCGCCCTTGATCACATAAGGGATCGCATAGACCAGGTCTACGATCAGATGGTCTCACAGTTCACGGATCCATGGGAGCTGCGGAACCTGTTCATAAAAGCCCTTCTGGACCGAAGGGACTCGAACCCGTCTCCACTTAAAAAGAGGCAGGACTTCCTCAAGGAACACCTGCCGGGGATCAAGGACCAGGAGGGCATTAAGATACTGACCTTGCTGGAAGCCCAGCGGATGCGCCTTTTCATGTACACCTCCTGCGGATGGTTCTTCAACGACATAGGAGGCATCGAAACCCGCCAAATACTAGCTTACGCCCAGCGTGCTCTGGAGCTAACCGAAGAGGCCTCAGGCGTGGATGTGTCCGGGAACTTCCGGGAGATCCTAAAAACCGCGGAGGGGAACACCAAGGACCTGCCCAACGGGCTTGAAGTGCTAACCCGCACGGTGATCCCAAAAAGGCGCACGCTGGAGGACATGGCCGCGTCGTCCATAATGCTTAAAACCTCTGGAACGTTCTACTCGTTCTTCTGCTCCGCCAAACTCAAGGAAGCCACATCTGCAGGGGTCTCCCTAAGGATCGGGACCCTATCAGTGACAGACCAGCGAACCGGCAAGGCCTGGTCCGGCTCCGGGGCGGTCCTTTCCTCCGGAGGATTGGACGACCGCTGCTGGCTTAGCAATGATAAGGTGGACGGAGAGGGACTCATCCGGGATTTCATCAAGCTGGACATAATAAGCTTTGGGGACCGTCTGCGGCAGGCCCTGCCCATAGGCCCCCGGGGCCCTGAGGTGCTCCCGGAGGATGAGAGGGCCAACATGGGTATGCAGCGGGCACAGGCGGCGGAGGATCGCTACAAAGACGTCTCCCAATCGATCCTGGAGGACAACCGGCGCCTAATATCCCAGCTGGGGGACCTGGGATTGAACCCGCCGCTCCTCATGACCGCCGCAGCGGAGATAGTCATGAGGAGCAAGATCCGAGACCTGCTGTCCAAACTTGATACCATGGAAATATCCAGACCGGGCTCTCCACTGGAGGAACTCTTAAGGGAGGCCAGGGATATGGGGATAAAGCCCAATATGGACCAGGTGGCCCCGGCCGTAACCGAGGCACTCCACAACCGCATAAGGTCCTTGAGAACCGGTGGCGAAGACGAGGAGGCGGGGATAGCTGATGTAATGGAGGTGATCCGCCGCCTTAAGAACCTGGAGGTGCCCCTTAACCTGTGGAGGCTCCAGAACGAGGTTTGGCGGAAGTTGGAATCCGCGGGACACCAGCTTGGATCCTCGTGGCTTGAGATCGCAAGGGAGTTGGGCTTCGCCCTGCCAGGATAA
- a CDS encoding HAD family hydrolase yields the protein MERSPSPLWGPSLSKALIFDWDGVLVDSRYDFSPLRERYFGGRRVMLFEEASSLEEPLRSRFLMELEELEVEGALRSVPVEGALEVLRFLEERGIPWGVVSRNCRKAMEVASEVSGIPLPPVTLSRDDFKPPKPDPAPLIHAALLLGSSPWECLLLGDYIYDLLGGRRASMRTCLVNRFEESWASLADLCFESMPQLLEHLKEPRMCVPWEYRGAAETVGVDGLVDRFNSVALVEPQGAFWELSFKAAAMGCGAFFIEDVEVSPLHFRMCPSMPLTAMGSSLRAALGEALRRSFPLVRILDGPNPSAVPLGELLSRWGI from the coding sequence ATGGAGCGTTCCCCCTCCCCCTTGTGGGGGCCGTCCCTTTCCAAGGCGCTCATATTCGATTGGGACGGGGTTCTGGTGGACAGTCGCTACGATTTCTCCCCCTTAAGGGAGAGGTACTTTGGGGGGCGACGGGTCATGCTGTTTGAGGAGGCAAGTTCGCTGGAGGAGCCGTTGAGGTCCCGTTTCCTGATGGAGCTTGAGGAGCTTGAGGTGGAGGGGGCGTTGAGGAGCGTACCGGTGGAGGGGGCTCTAGAGGTGCTCCGGTTCCTTGAGGAGCGGGGGATACCCTGGGGTGTGGTCTCCAGGAACTGCAGGAAGGCCATGGAGGTGGCCTCGGAGGTCTCCGGGATCCCGCTGCCCCCGGTTACCCTATCGAGGGATGACTTCAAACCCCCTAAACCGGATCCGGCCCCCCTCATCCACGCGGCGCTGCTGCTTGGCTCTTCCCCGTGGGAATGCCTGTTGCTGGGGGATTACATATACGACCTATTGGGAGGTCGCAGGGCGTCGATGCGAACCTGCCTCGTTAACCGTTTTGAAGAGAGCTGGGCCTCCCTGGCGGACCTCTGCTTTGAAAGCATGCCCCAGCTTTTGGAGCATCTTAAGGAGCCCAGGATGTGCGTACCATGGGAGTATCGCGGTGCGGCGGAGACGGTAGGTGTCGATGGTCTTGTGGATCGGTTCAACTCCGTGGCCCTGGTGGAACCCCAAGGCGCCTTCTGGGAGCTGTCCTTCAAGGCCGCGGCCATGGGCTGTGGGGCCTTTTTCATAGAGGACGTGGAGGTTTCGCCTCTACACTTTAGGATGTGTCCCTCAATGCCGTTGACCGCCATGGGTTCCTCCCTTAGGGCCGCATTGGGGGAGGCGTTACGCCGGTCGTTCCCCCTGGTTAGGATCCTTGACGGCCCGAACCCATCCGCCGTACCCTTAGGGGAACTTCTATCCCGATGGGGGATTTGA
- a CDS encoding replication-associated recombination protein A, translating into MQDLGRGFKVPLPERFRPKSLDEYVGQEHLLGPEGPLGLLIRTNSIRSCILYGPPGVGKTTLVRLMGSATGRELLEINAVTSKLSDLRALADRAVSLMSMGFDPPIAFVDEIYHFNSQQQNVLLPFVESGQMVLVGTTTENPWFEINKTLLSRMLVYQMKPLEDSHVLLVLERALEDEERGLGRLGLSATREALGAIASSASGDLRQALLRLEAVASGVAAMGGSSIREEHVVAFAGSSFRRYDRSGDQHYHLISAFIKSVRGSDPDGAVYWLARMLESGEDPRFIARRICILAAEDVGLADPMGLVLAEAAASAFDRVGLPEGDMILAEAAIYLAAAPKSNRAYEAIRSARKAVEAGDLMEVPDNLIPGSPNYVYPHGDPRGWVPASYLPEPRRFYRPTDLGTEARIKERLRRLWRRFGEER; encoded by the coding sequence GTGCAGGACTTGGGAAGGGGTTTCAAGGTTCCGCTACCGGAGAGGTTCCGCCCAAAGAGCCTCGATGAATACGTGGGGCAGGAGCATCTATTGGGCCCGGAGGGACCTCTGGGGCTCCTCATAAGGACTAATTCGATCCGCAGCTGCATCCTGTACGGCCCTCCTGGTGTTGGGAAGACCACGTTGGTCCGTCTCATGGGATCTGCCACGGGCAGGGAGCTTTTGGAGATAAACGCAGTGACCTCGAAGCTCAGCGATCTTAGGGCCCTGGCGGATCGGGCGGTGTCGCTTATGTCAATGGGGTTTGACCCGCCCATAGCCTTTGTGGACGAGATATACCACTTCAATTCCCAGCAGCAGAACGTGCTGCTCCCCTTCGTCGAGTCAGGTCAGATGGTCTTGGTGGGTACCACCACGGAGAACCCTTGGTTTGAGATAAACAAGACCCTGTTGTCCAGGATGCTGGTTTATCAGATGAAGCCCCTGGAGGATTCCCACGTGCTCCTTGTGCTGGAGAGGGCGTTGGAGGACGAGGAGCGGGGCTTGGGACGTTTAGGGTTATCCGCCACGAGGGAAGCCCTAGGGGCCATAGCGTCCTCTGCGTCCGGGGACTTAAGGCAGGCGCTTCTGAGGCTTGAGGCGGTTGCCTCCGGGGTTGCCGCCATGGGGGGAAGCTCCATAAGGGAGGAGCACGTGGTGGCCTTTGCGGGAAGCTCCTTCAGACGTTATGATAGAAGCGGTGATCAGCATTATCATTTAATATCTGCTTTTATAAAGAGCGTCCGGGGTTCCGATCCAGACGGTGCGGTTTACTGGCTGGCTAGGATGTTGGAGTCTGGGGAGGATCCACGTTTCATAGCCCGCAGGATATGCATATTGGCCGCTGAGGACGTGGGGCTGGCGGATCCGATGGGGTTGGTGCTGGCAGAGGCCGCCGCTTCCGCCTTCGACCGGGTTGGTTTGCCGGAAGGGGACATGATCCTGGCTGAGGCGGCCATTTACCTGGCTGCGGCCCCCAAGAGCAACAGGGCCTATGAGGCCATAAGGTCCGCCAGGAAGGCGGTGGAGGCCGGGGATTTGATGGAGGTCCCGGATAACCTGATCCCTGGAAGCCCAAACTACGTGTATCCCCATGGGGATCCCAGGGGGTGGGTCCCAGCCAGTTATCTTCCGGAGCCCCGAAGGTTCTACAGGCCCACGGATCTAGGGACTGAGGCCAGGATAAAGGAGAGGCTGAGGCGTCTTTGGCGCCGTTTCGGTGAAGAACGCTAG
- a CDS encoding ATP-binding protein, whose protein sequence is MDKLEVISLLEDLSHHLLDIAENGVNAGADFVDMGLEEDFEGDLVRMWVRDNGRGMSKEVAEMAVDPFYTSRSTRKVGLGLPFLKQAAEACGGTFRLESKLGEGTLTEASFRLSHIDRPPVGDLGSTMMALLSGHPNVRWRFTFRCRGQYVFDSAEALEILEDPELFKTPDVCLWVRDSVREGVEEARRGG, encoded by the coding sequence TTGGACAAATTGGAGGTGATCTCCTTGTTGGAGGACCTTTCGCACCACCTGCTGGATATAGCGGAGAACGGGGTTAACGCCGGAGCTGACTTCGTTGACATGGGGTTGGAGGAGGACTTTGAGGGTGATCTGGTGAGGATGTGGGTTAGGGACAACGGAAGGGGAATGTCTAAGGAAGTTGCGGAAATGGCGGTTGATCCTTTTTACACCTCCAGAAGCACCAGAAAGGTGGGCCTTGGACTTCCGTTTTTAAAACAGGCTGCGGAGGCCTGCGGGGGTACCTTTCGGCTGGAGTCCAAGCTTGGGGAGGGGACTCTTACGGAGGCGTCCTTCCGGCTCAGTCACATAGACAGGCCTCCCGTGGGAGACCTTGGATCCACCATGATGGCCCTGCTCTCTGGTCACCCCAACGTTCGCTGGAGGTTTACTTTTAGATGCCGAGGGCAGTACGTTTTTGACTCCGCGGAGGCCCTGGAGATCCTGGAGGACCCGGAGCTTTTCAAGACCCCGGACGTGTGTCTTTGGGTCAGGGACTCCGTAAGGGAGGGAGTTGAGGAGGCGAGAAGGGGAGGTTAA
- a CDS encoding YdcF family protein, whose product MSKIFFIYKLVGSFVVPPGLFVLLFLLISLQALRTPRRIKLAAVAAVTGLLIYSSSCDWSSRLITGPLEDMYQQGEELPEGDTMIVVLGGGVRYDRDLTPFEMGTYTATRVLAAYRLATKTGWPILCCGGNPRSNPDPSFSEARLMADTLRDMGVDRVFEEGRSRTTKENLSNAYPMLKRLGIRNVVLVTNAFHMPRSMYAAKRTLTGIRVYPYPAGRLTDRSPPRSHELPS is encoded by the coding sequence ATGTCCAAGATCTTCTTCATCTACAAGCTTGTCGGATCTTTCGTGGTACCTCCGGGGCTATTCGTGCTTCTGTTCCTCCTTATCTCTCTTCAGGCCTTGAGGACACCCCGGCGCATTAAGCTGGCGGCTGTAGCCGCCGTTACCGGCCTATTGATATACTCCTCCTCGTGCGATTGGTCCTCCCGGCTCATCACAGGACCGCTGGAGGATATGTACCAGCAGGGGGAGGAACTGCCGGAAGGGGACACCATGATAGTCGTCCTGGGAGGCGGTGTTAGATATGACCGGGATCTCACCCCCTTTGAAATGGGGACGTACACCGCCACCAGGGTACTAGCCGCCTATCGCCTGGCCACCAAGACCGGTTGGCCCATTCTATGCTGTGGGGGCAACCCAAGGTCCAACCCAGACCCATCATTTTCAGAGGCAAGGTTGATGGCGGACACCCTAAGGGACATGGGGGTAGATAGGGTCTTCGAAGAGGGCAGGTCAAGGACCACGAAGGAGAACCTATCCAACGCATACCCCATGCTGAAGAGGCTTGGGATACGCAACGTGGTCCTGGTGACAAACGCTTTCCACATGCCAAGATCCATGTACGCCGCAAAACGCACCCTAACAGGCATACGGGTCTACCCCTACCCCGCAGGGCGGCTCACCGACCGATCCCCCCCTCGATCCCATGAGCTTCCTTCCTAA
- a CDS encoding DMT family transporter, whose amino-acid sequence MLKLELLTGMGLAIAAAAVWAMAPVLYRRSVEKVSYTALGAIRCIGYVLSATVYALATKGAAAFIPPQPHTLTLLWASSVAWLVVGDLCYFGALHKLGVSIGVPVTSSFPVVAVIMSHFVINEPLGANIILSVLLTLGGLFLLNRKDGDNSDSPRELKGGLILAAATMFCWSIGVVSNKILIGRLDIPTLELWRSIGVTVGSIGAFLIKNPKELRSLGMLKGRDVLEMSVAGAMGLTIGNLLFSYSLNYISVALATCLACARPFLAALFATLVLRERLTRKVALGITLVVAGVTVMSL is encoded by the coding sequence GTGTTGAAGTTGGAGCTCCTAACTGGTATGGGACTTGCCATCGCCGCCGCTGCGGTGTGGGCTATGGCACCGGTTCTCTACAGGCGAAGCGTGGAAAAGGTATCGTACACCGCCCTTGGAGCCATCCGTTGCATAGGCTACGTGTTAAGCGCTACAGTCTACGCATTGGCTACGAAGGGAGCCGCCGCATTCATCCCGCCTCAACCCCACACGTTGACCCTCCTTTGGGCATCATCGGTGGCATGGCTTGTGGTGGGGGACCTCTGCTACTTCGGAGCCCTCCACAAGCTGGGAGTATCAATAGGGGTGCCGGTAACTTCCTCTTTCCCGGTGGTGGCGGTCATCATGTCCCATTTTGTAATCAACGAACCCCTGGGGGCAAACATCATCTTGTCGGTTCTCCTGACCCTTGGGGGCTTGTTCCTCCTAAATCGAAAGGACGGCGATAATTCTGACTCCCCAAGGGAGCTTAAGGGGGGACTCATCCTCGCCGCCGCCACGATGTTCTGCTGGAGCATAGGGGTGGTCTCCAACAAGATCCTAATAGGGAGGCTTGACATCCCCACCCTTGAGCTTTGGAGGTCCATAGGGGTGACCGTTGGTTCCATAGGAGCTTTCCTGATCAAGAACCCCAAGGAGCTTAGATCCCTGGGAATGCTGAAGGGAAGGGATGTCTTGGAGATGTCCGTGGCGGGAGCCATGGGGCTCACCATAGGGAACCTGCTCTTCTCCTACAGCTTGAACTACATATCCGTTGCCCTGGCCACATGTCTAGCCTGCGCAAGACCGTTCCTGGCCGCCCTCTTCGCCACGCTGGTGCTAAGGGAGAGGCTCACCCGAAAGGTTGCCCTGGGGATAACCCTGGTGGTGGCGGGGGTAACCGTCATGTCCCTGTAG